The Xiphophorus hellerii strain 12219 chromosome 3, Xiphophorus_hellerii-4.1, whole genome shotgun sequence genome segment GCTTCGACCACTACAGCCCAGCCAGTCCCTCCTACCTGCATAGCAATGGGGGGAGCTTGGGCTCAGCTCCAGGCACTTCCTTCCCATTCTTTCCACCATCCTCCCCCTCTCCCTCCACCTCATCCCCCACTCGTTCCTGGTCACGCCCCGCCTCAGCCTTGCTGCCGGACTATCCCAACTACTGCACGTTGGGGTCCCCGATGGTACCTTCATCAAAAGTCCCCAGCTGGAAGGTTGGTCATCACCTCAAACTTGATGAGCAACACATTTCCATTCTCCTTGTGTGCAGTTTGTTCACTGCACAAGTTTGCTCGGCAATTTTAGacttcatttcttatttttactttcaagcTTAAATCAAAAGAGAAccattttaagactttaaaacatcaaatcattATTAAACAATTTTGTTCACAGGACTGGGCAAAGCCAGGACCTTATGACCAGCCTATGGTCAACACACTGAGAAGGAGGAAAGACAAGGAAGCTTTGGCTGGGGTGGAGAATAATGGGAGCATAAATGGTGGCAACAGCCCCCCTTCAAGCCAAACATCGATCTCAGCGCCCCCTCCTGCTCAGATACAAACACCAAGCCAGCAGGAAGAGAAGAACAGGATCATGAAGGTCAGTTTCTGTCTCCACTGATTTTGCTGTGAAAGAATGTTTGTCCCTATAAACATTGTTAGCAAATTTTTATATCAAATAGATATAAAGTgagtaaaaactaaatgttatttttaaatgttgtttttaaataatgattttatttttaacgggaaaaaaatattcacaccagCCAGTCCCTCCTGGCTGCAAGAGACGTGGGATGCTCTTCAATTCTAACTGGCTTTACATTGAAGAGTATCTCAGTTAGCCCAATAACAGATTGATCCACCCTCGACAACTAGTGTCAAGGTTTTGCGTTAACTAGCAATCAATTCAAACTTTGGAACCAGTTTTAGACTGATTGatgttaattaatttgtttctcatctgtttttggATTTCATTTGATTATGGTCATTaggcctacttcatgttgtgaGGAAGGTTATCTTTACGTTATTTCTTAATTCTCCAGATCTGGCAGTAGTCTTGTCTCGGTGACATTGAATACAACTGTCAATGTCAATAATCTGTTAACTGTTTGTTGTTGGATATCATTTTGtaatgtaagttttttttaatgatcagaAAGACTTAAGTGGaaaaatgaggggaaaaagcTGCTGAAATTTGTAAGGCTTCcctttttattagcattttttattAGATCCAGAAGAGCTTTTTTTGCATGCTTCCATTGAGCACATTTAGTTATGTCCTTAAACTGCAgacatatttttacaaaattactCAACGATTACCTTTAATGGTGATACTTATTTCCATGTATTGATTAATGCCATCTATTAACTGTGAGCGTACAGCAAAATCAGCCTACAACGACCAATGTTGTTGCAGTTATGGCACGTAAACAATGTGAATAGCCCTCCACCATTAATGTTCCCCGTTAATGACTTTAGTGGGTTGgacataattattttaatggcTTTAGTACACTGCACTTGGCTGTATCAATTCAGTCTAACGTCTTGACTTTCCTCTCACATGTTgatttcatctgtttttgtcaGGCTGATGATCTTGAGGCCCAAAATGAACTGGCCCTGGTCTTATCCAGGGGTCTGGAGCTGGACACCCAGAGGTCAAACAGAGACTCCATCCAGTGCTCCAGTGGCTACAGCACTCAGACCAACACACCCTGCTGCTCTGAAGACACCATACCATCACAAAGTAGTAAAGTTTATCCCCAATATCTATTTGGAGATTTTGTGTCATAATCCACTCTGTAGTAGTGTGACTTAACCTCCTCATATTTACTCATGACAGTTTCAGATTACGACTACTTTTCCATGGCTGGAGACCAGGAGCCTGAGCAGCAGCAACTGCAGCAGCCATCTGACTTCGACAAGTCCTCCACGATCCCCAGAAACAGTGACATTGGCCAGTCCTACAGACGCATGTTCCAGACCAAACGGCCCGCCTCCACAGCCGGCATGCCCATCACACAGACCCCATATCCTGGACAGGGAACATACCATGGGGGAGCCTATCCCTCCACACCGGTCCACACAGGAACCTATCCGTCTGCGCCTGCTGGCCAATACACTGCTACTTCTACGGGTACAAATAACTCTGAGGTTATCACAAATGTTCACTAGCATAGCTTTGGCTTTATACCTTTTATAccttaactttttcacattattttcttattgcaaccacaaacttagGCATATATTTTGGGATTTAAGGGACAGACAAACAtagcaaaataacaaataaaattgcCAAAACTGTGCAGTGGATTCATATCttgtgcattttaaataaaaattaaaataaaactcaaacagTTAGTAATAGAGTCCACCTGAGTGTAACTTATCTTGAGTCATGGAAGCAGGTCAGAGGTGATAGGAAGATGAATAGAGCTAAATAGAGGGTGGTCATTAGGCAGTGAGAGATTTAAAACCTCTAACAGGCAAAAGGtggctcaaaaaaaaaagcaatttactCTGTGGGACAAATCGTACTCCACATctttcagattttgatttatttttatttgaaaaacatgtaGACCAtcctttttttcatgttttattgtaaaatatcaataaaatacattttgttttctattgtgTATCTGTAACAAAGGTTGCTTCACGttaaaaccacaattttctagcagcattttttatttgctttgtatCTTCATTACCTGCCAAGGATTCATCCCACCTCTGTAATCCTCCCTGCAGGTCATGGTCCAGTTATCGTCACCCCTGGAGTTGCCACAATCCGTCGCACGCCCTCCTCTAAACCCTGCGCCCGTCGCTCCGGCTCTGTGGGCGGAGGCCCCATTCCCATTCGTACTCCGGTCGTGCCAGTGAAAATCCCTACAGTGCCTGACATGTCAGGAACAGTTAATGGGAGCAGGAGTTCAGAGGAGattggaggaggagaggaaagctCATATTCCTCAACGTTTGTAAGACCAGATGAAGCTGGCACGCTTCCTTTGATGTCCTGGAGCGGTCAGGCCTCCACTAACCCTCCGACCGTTCCCCTGCCCAACCAGCTGGTCCAGCCGTACCAGGGAAGTGGAGAGGAGGCGGACGAACAAGATGAAGGAAACATGCTTGTGGCTATCCGCAAGGGGGTCAAGCTCAAAAGAACCCTCACCAATGACCGTTCAGCTCCACGGATCGCCTGACGCCATCATCCGACTGCCAGCTTGGTGTCACAAGTATCTTGAGCTTTTATGATggaaatttctgttaaaaaaatatttgggaaTCTGgtcaaaagctttaaaaaaaaaagaaaaagctttttgtgTTAATAGGAGACACCTCTGGTACGAATAGTTGTGAAATCGTGTCACCTCAAAGACATTTAACCTTGACTTAgtgtagatttttctttttggttgaTCCGTCAGATCGGTTAAAGGCAGAATCGTTGTATAACCAGGAGTAGATCAGAGAGCCCCCTTGTGGTTGTTTCTGTTTACTCTGAATAGATTTATTCTTCATTGGCCATCAAACAGAAGCTCTAAACCAAAACACTTATTATTTCTGCTGGGTTGGGTCCATGTTGTGTGTCGTAACAGTGTGAAATATTAGGATGCGcttctgtgaatatttttctgaaaagagaGCACAAATGACTTAGCTGACCTTTTCCTGTGGTAAAATAACCACTGTTCATGAAGAAAGATGGACACCAAGCTGTCTTCCACTTACAGCTCAGAGGCGTAAGCACAGCTCACATCAGAGCCCCTCGTGGACCCGAATGGCCGACCCAGGAAGCCATGGCAAAGTAGAGGAACTGACTTTGTGTGACCACATGTCCACGTTGCTGCAGGCTACTTTGCAAAGTGTAAAGAGGTTATATAAATAGAAATTtgatcttttgttttaaaatctttgcttgttttaatgtctttataatttgtaaataatttagcACATCTCAATTGAGGCTGAGTGTGATGGTTCAGAGTGGCAATTTTAGTTTCAAAACGTCTAAAAAGGTTGTAATTATCATCAGCCTCCGCTGcgttaatatacatttttggttAAACTCTCCTGCAGGTTTTTGATTTCTCATATCTTTTGGCTCTGCAGTCTACATACTGAGATTTATAGGACATATATAAACGTTAGGTTTATTAATTGACCCTCCACTATTATACTATAGTAACCATGTGCaagagtttgaaaaataaaaacaagtgatattaatttttaatgagACAAACTATTTTTGATGTAAAGATTCTCAGTTAAAagctctaaacatttttttctatgttttaacttttttgtttccttttactCTACTAACAAGGAAGTATTTCTGATTAACATTTCCATCTTTTGCAATAGTACAGATATTGTTTCAGTCAAAAGGAGGAAATCAGATCAAAATGTATAATTCATTAAGTATAAGTAGCAttttagtaactttttttttatcaggacTTTGATAAGATTTTGGGATATGAGATTAATCCTCGTATCGTAGCGTTAGACTATAAGCTAAGGAGGCTAGTTAGTGGCACCACGTCTGTAATTCATTTGCGTTTCAGTTCAAGCACTGTCTACTACAAGATGTATGAAAGTGTAAATATTGTTTAGCTGTGGTCAGTCGAGGAActcacacatttttaatttattttctttttcagtgttttaattcCATCTTGGTTCTCatcttatttctatttttatactTTCCAAAAAAATATCAGAGTAAGAAGGTTGCTTATCCGTTCCAGTgtgagaaagatataaaacagaCGTGCAGACATTACGGTACATATTAACGAGACGCAAGCTGTTTAACCGAGTTCATTGGCAACAGTATTATAAGTTTTGTGTACAAAATAACTACATTTTCCTGTGAGTTGGTTAAAATGTCtgtattgttttagtttttgcttgTACAGTTATTTTAGCATGACTGAAGAGATGGTGGACTAACACAGAAATATTCATAAACTTGACAGCTGTTCCCTGaaggcaattttattttatgacctGATCAATTATTTCTGTCTAAATATCTCAAATATGCTATTAACCTGTAATTCCCATATTCAAATTCTtagcataaatatatatttccaaATGCCAGTATATCCTATGAGTAAGAAGTTTATagtttgtgaaattttaaacattacagTTTAATCTGTGACCGTTTagttttttgctcattttctcaGTGGAGAGTTGACCTCTCGCTGCCTGTCCCTGTATAGTTCAAGCTttgatgctgtttatttttcaggatAAAGTGACACCtttagaaatataataaaaataatcaacttaCTTTGGCTCAGTTGTTTTGCAtgttaatgggtttttttttgtttgagtgGGTATCATGTAGATATAAAAGCGTAATATGTAATGCCAGACAATCTTTGAACCCAGaaccattttatatttttttagactCGAGATGTAATTTAAAACTGATATATTGGAAGTaataatttgcacattttgtttgatCGATGTATTTTCACACAGcttttatacataaaataaaagagtaaCACTGAATGCAGCCCAAAGAACTTAAAACACCACCGCCACACAAAGGAGAGGGACCaaacatgatgaaaaataaGCTTGTAATGCTACACTGTGGCCACCAGAAGTCGCTCTTACAAAGGATTAATTATTAGCTCTCAGCCAACGTctacatgttttcatttaagatCTGTAAGCACGTTTACAATCAGCAAAATAGTTAATCACACTCAGGagactttagtttttattttttttaatgattgagCGCCTTCCTTCTGAAACATAATGCCACCTGATATCTTTTTTCCTTTGGGTGTGGACTCAGGTCTGGTTAAACGATTGAAGTGCCCCACATGGGTTATAGTATGGAAAGGAACACACTGATTTACACTTGTAATGTCCAATATTTTCATCTTGACTGAGATGTGAATAGTTGCATAAAAAGTTTTGGCACTTATTTTCATTGACAATATGAAccatcctaaaaaaaaaaaagtaatcacaTGACggcttttttatttcaaacgtGACACTAAATTTTCTATATAACTTGCCCCGTTTACATAAATTTTACACATTCCTCAGCACAGCAGGCTTTGAATTTCTGACCCAAGCAGTCCCCAAATAGACTGTGATCGGAGGCGCGTACGTCTGACGGTGCCGTCAGAGTTACGCACGGAGGAAAGCGGCGCTGCCATTGGTCAACATTTTCGAGGTCGCTGCCCCCCGCTGTGCCCTCCCATCCGCCTCACTCCATCCTGCCAGCCAGAGGTTAGTCCGAAGAAACcgaaaatgtgatttattttactgttacaCAAGTCGGTTTAATGTTTGCGGTTTCTGTGTCACTGTGTGGAAACTCTTAAGAGCGAGTGAAGCGCATGAACCGGAGCGGTTGCCGTGTTTTTTGGGCTTCTCCTGGCGGAGGCTGGAGGACCGGACGGCGGAGCATCGACTGAGGTGCGTCCCAGTAAGTCATGTTGCAGTTCGGTTTATGCAGCTTTTTGCTTAGGAAGAGGGTTGCAAACTAAAATACTGGTTCGTAAATAGTGTGTGTGGGAAATGTCAGATTCACATTTGGTTCAGAATTGACACTCCGATAGAGAAGCTGTGTTTTTCTGCCACCATTGTGCGGACGTTAGTTTGTAGCATAAATAATGAAATCACGGGTAATGTCACGTGGttgagaaaaatacaattttactcTAATAACCGTGGGCTCTGTTGTCCGTCAGGACTGCGGGTTATTTCTCTACCCTCATCCCTAAGATGCTTCCCTGCCTGCGGAGAGTCCTGCGGCCTGCCTTCTCCTTGACAGCCGGGAGAGGACTGACCAGAGCCGGACACAGGAGCAGCGGACCATCCGCTGTAGTATCAGGCTCCCCGGGGAGGCTCGCCTCACAGCCTCCGCTCTCCGCGCTGGTGCAGCGATGCTACTTGGGCACACATCCCCTGAAGGAACCCGTGGAGCCCCTCAACTCACCCCGCGGAGCCAAGGACTTCATTTACAGCCTCCATCCGTCGGAACGCAGCTGTCTGCTGCGGGAGCTGCATAAGTTCGAGTCCATAGCCATTGCTCAAGGTAGGTAGTGTTTTACAGTGGAGCAGAAGGTACAAGGTGTTTCATTTCAACACCGTCAGTATGATAAAGTTCGCCCTTTAGGTTCAATCATTTGTGCTCTACCTGTGGACAGCTGTTAACAAATATTCGTGcaatttctgaaaatgtaatccatgtttttgtttgtgcgtggataagtaaaaaaaataaacgtaGTAACATTGATTCGGGTGAAATTTTCTATCTGCATCTCTTGgagacaaaaatacttgcttgtaaaatattatgttttcaacatatttgaaaaaaagaatccTATTATTATGATGCATGACGATGACTCAagcttttccttttccttaaTCTGTCTATGACAGATGCacttctttaaatgttgtgtgTAAATGCATGAGCTCTTGCACTTGCCAGTCTAGCAGGGGTTGAAACTGTTATGTCTGTTGGCATGGAGCTAGCTCTGGTTAGCTCTGTGATTCACACTGTTTAATTTGAACTGAGATTAACTGCAGTTTTAAATCCCAGCAGGGAGAAATAAATTaggtgttttattaaaatggtTATTATAATCTCTTAAAGGATAATTGAGGTCTGAATGGCCTTCAGCTGTGGTCAAATTCCTAAACATAAGAAATGGAAAATCTTTAAATGCAGCTCTAAAGCTGACCGTAGGCTTTTTTTCAGAGCCAATTCTCATAAATGTTATATGATCTATAGATgaggagctaaaaaaaaagattataagAACCTGGAGTGCGTGTGGCTGAATTTTGACGGACCTATTTAACCCGTGATCATATATTATCAATTTTGGACTGATTGCAGTCTGTTTGATGTTTCTGTTTACAGCAGGTATAAATGCACCAACCTCTCTTACACTCGTGCCtctttttataaatctgcaatGCTTATTATGTGGTAGAACAGCTTGGAGGGCAGTGCTTCTAGACCTGATCTGTTGTGCAGGATAAATGATTAGTAGCTGGCATTGTCTTAGGACATGTGGGCGTCTTTcccttttgttttgatttgtgcCTTCATGTTGCAGcagtttttacagtttgttttgttgggagTCTAGAGTACCTGTAAGTATTAATGTCAGGTTTAAAGTGGACTGGTGAAGTGGGCTCAAGCAACCCAGAGATatctgctgaaaaaaataaataaatgttttttttctccaaagccATAGCCTCAAGGTAACTGACAGGAAatgttaataattatttaattttataattttatccGGCATTTACTCTTTCTTGTTGTCACTGATATTTACAATTTTCTAGCAaaacctctttttttatttaatcagcaattTAATCCGATGTTTATGTTTCCATTACTTGATAAAGCTTTGCAAATTTTGGCATTTCATATATCTTGATTCAGGGCTCTGGTTCTAGTGAGGCTACCAAAAGTCgttttgcacaaaaatgttgAGGCTCAAATGCTGTTGCTTGTAGGTAGCATTTAGTGAATTGTACAATGCACTCAGTGTGGAGGCATTACTGCATCTCTGTGTAACGTAAGAATACAATTATGGGAGCATGAGAAATGCATCAGAACAGAGGATCTCCCACATGCAGAGAGAAAGTAGTCAATCAATAAGGAGGGGAATGCAGCGGGAGAAACAGTTAAGTGATGATGAAGAGGCTTTACAGCTTCTGTGCTGACCCAAACTGTTCACACTCTTTCCCACTGGGGATAAAACACAGCATCTGTGCTTTACCATacttattatttattaacaGGCTTTAGTTCCACATCAGTGATAGTGTGAGATATAAGAGAAACATAATCTCGGATCAACTCCAGAAGTTAagatttcaaatatttgcatttgttaTGGTCTCAGTAATATCATAGAAGGACATAAGAAAAAATCTGATGGATTTTTCTTATGATGATGGAAAT includes the following:
- the LOC116717322 gene encoding protein MTSS 1-like isoform X7 — encoded protein: MEAVIEKECSALGGLFHTVIGDMKEAHDPFCSLTRKEDMMSSCPIWEDFITKAGKLQSQLRATAVAVTIFLDAFQKVADLATNSRGGTRDIGSALTRMCMRHRSIEAKLKQFSMCFLEGLINPLQEQMEEWKRGVNTLDKDHAKEYKRARQEIKKKSSDTLKLQKKAKKADNHGRGDFQPQLNSAMQDVSDKYILLEETEKQALRKALIEERQRFCCFVALLQPVVDEEISMLAEVTHLQTISEDLKALTSDPHKLPPASEQVISDLKGSDYGWSYQTPPSSPSTTMSRKSSMCSSLNSVNSSDSRGSSGSHSHSPSSSSSSSSSHHLFHHHHPCHRYRSSTLPLQAPVRLSSISSHDSGFISSSQDQNASSKSSSPMPAETKLSNGFDHYSPASPSYLHSNGGSLGSAPGTSFPFFPPSSPSPSTSSPTRSWSRPASALLPDYPNYCTLGSPMVPSSKVPSWKDWAKPGPYDQPMVNTLRRRKDKEALAGVENNGSINGGNSPPSSQTSISAPPPAQIQTPSQQEEKNRIMKADDLEAQNELALVLSRGLELDTQRSNRDSIQCSSGYSTQTNTPCCSEDTIPSQSISDYDYFSMAGDQEPEQQQLQQPSDFDKSSTIPRNSDIGQSYRRMFQTKRPASTAGMPITQTPYPGQGTYHGGAYPSTPVHTGTYPSAPAGQYTATSTGHGPVIVTPGVATIRRTPSSKPCARRSGSVGGGPIPIRTPVVPVKIPTVPDMSGTVNGSRSSEEIGGGEESSYSSTFVRPDEAGTLPLMSWSGQASTNPPTVPLPNQLVQPYQGSGEEADEQDEGNMLVAIRKGVKLKRTLTNDRSAPRIA
- the LOC116717322 gene encoding protein MTSS 1-like isoform X2, whose product is MEAVIEKECSALGGLFHTVIGDMKEAHDPFCSLTRKEDMMSSCPIWEDFITKAGKLQSQLRATAVAVTIFLDAFQKVADLATNSRGGTRDIGSALTRMCMRHRSIEAKLKQFSMCFLEGLINPLQEQMEEWKRGVNTLDKDHAKEYKRARQEIKKKSSDTLKLQKKAKKADNHGRGDFQPQLNSAMQDVSDKYILLEETEKQALRKALIEERQRFCCFVALLQPVVDEEISMLAEVTHLQTISEDLKALTSDPHKLPPASEQVISDLKGSDYGWSYQTPPSSPSTTMSRKSSMCSSLNSVNSSDSRGSSGSHSHSPSSSSSSSSSHHLFHHHHPCHRYRSSTLPLQAPVRLSSISSHDSGFISSSQDQNASSKSSSPMPAETKPCPSSSSSEMSETGQLHGDCSTACSLTATTLQHATDKLSNGFDHYSPASPSYLHSNGGSLGSAPGTSFPFFPPSSPSPSTSSPTRSWSRPASALLPDYPNYCTLGSPMVPSSKVPSWKDWAKPGPYDQPMVNTLRRRKDKEALAGVENNGSINGGNSPPSSQTSISAPPPAQIQTPSQQEEKNRIMKADDLEAQNELALVLSRGLELDTQRSNRDSIQCSSGYSTQTNTPCCSEDTIPSQISDYDYFSMAGDQEPEQQQLQQPSDFDKSSTIPRNSDIGQSYRRMFQTKRPASTAGMPITQTPYPGQGTYHGGAYPSTPVHTGTYPSAPAGQYTATSTGHGPVIVTPGVATIRRTPSSKPCARRSGSVGGGPIPIRTPVVPVKIPTVPDMSGTVNGSRSSEEIGGGEESSYSSTFVRPDEAGTLPLMSWSGQASTNPPTVPLPNQLVQPYQGSGEEADEQDEGNMLVAIRKGVKLKRTLTNDRSAPRIA
- the LOC116717322 gene encoding protein MTSS 1-like isoform X3, whose product is MEAVIEKECSALGGLFHTVIGDMKEAHDPFCSLTRKEDMMSSCPIWEDFITKAGKLQSQLRATAVAVTIFLDAFQKVADLATNSRGGTRDIGSALTRMCMRHRSIEAKLKQFSMCFLEGLINPLQEQMEEWKRGVNTLDKDHAKEYKRARQEIKKKSSDTLKLQKKAKKDNHGRGDFQPQLNSAMQDVSDKYILLEETEKQALRKALIEERQRFCCFVALLQPVVDEEISMLAEVTHLQTISEDLKALTSDPHKLPPASEQVISDLKGSDYGWSYQTPPSSPSTTMSRKSSMCSSLNSVNSSDSRGSSGSHSHSPSSSSSSSSSHHLFHHHHPCHRYRSSTLPLQAPVRLSSISSHDSGFISSSQDQNASSKSSSPMPAETKPCPSSSSSEMSETGQLHGDCSTACSLTATTLQHATDKLSNGFDHYSPASPSYLHSNGGSLGSAPGTSFPFFPPSSPSPSTSSPTRSWSRPASALLPDYPNYCTLGSPMVPSSKVPSWKDWAKPGPYDQPMVNTLRRRKDKEALAGVENNGSINGGNSPPSSQTSISAPPPAQIQTPSQQEEKNRIMKADDLEAQNELALVLSRGLELDTQRSNRDSIQCSSGYSTQTNTPCCSEDTIPSQSISDYDYFSMAGDQEPEQQQLQQPSDFDKSSTIPRNSDIGQSYRRMFQTKRPASTAGMPITQTPYPGQGTYHGGAYPSTPVHTGTYPSAPAGQYTATSTGHGPVIVTPGVATIRRTPSSKPCARRSGSVGGGPIPIRTPVVPVKIPTVPDMSGTVNGSRSSEEIGGGEESSYSSTFVRPDEAGTLPLMSWSGQASTNPPTVPLPNQLVQPYQGSGEEADEQDEGNMLVAIRKGVKLKRTLTNDRSAPRIA
- the LOC116717322 gene encoding protein MTSS 1-like isoform X4, whose translation is MEAVIEKECSALGGLFHTVIGDMKEAHDPFCSLTRKEDMMSSCPIWEDFITKAGKLQSQLRATAVAVTIFLDAFQKVADLATNSRGGTRDIGSALTRMCMRHRSIEAKLKQFSMCFLEGLINPLQEQMEEWKRGVNTLDKDHAKEYKRARQEIKKKSSDTLKLQKKAKKGRGDFQPQLNSAMQDVSDKYILLEETEKQALRKALIEERQRFCCFVALLQPVVDEEISMLAEVTHLQTISEDLKALTSDPHKLPPASEQVISDLKGSDYGWSYQTPPSSPSTTMSRKSSMCSSLNSVNSSDSRGSSGSHSHSPSSSSSSSSSHHLFHHHHPCHRYRSSTLPLQAPVRLSSISSHDSGFISSSQDQNASSKSSSPMPAETKPCPSSSSSEMSETGQLHGDCSTACSLTATTLQHATDKLSNGFDHYSPASPSYLHSNGGSLGSAPGTSFPFFPPSSPSPSTSSPTRSWSRPASALLPDYPNYCTLGSPMVPSSKVPSWKDWAKPGPYDQPMVNTLRRRKDKEALAGVENNGSINGGNSPPSSQTSISAPPPAQIQTPSQQEEKNRIMKADDLEAQNELALVLSRGLELDTQRSNRDSIQCSSGYSTQTNTPCCSEDTIPSQSISDYDYFSMAGDQEPEQQQLQQPSDFDKSSTIPRNSDIGQSYRRMFQTKRPASTAGMPITQTPYPGQGTYHGGAYPSTPVHTGTYPSAPAGQYTATSTGHGPVIVTPGVATIRRTPSSKPCARRSGSVGGGPIPIRTPVVPVKIPTVPDMSGTVNGSRSSEEIGGGEESSYSSTFVRPDEAGTLPLMSWSGQASTNPPTVPLPNQLVQPYQGSGEEADEQDEGNMLVAIRKGVKLKRTLTNDRSAPRIA